One Lactobacillus crispatus DNA segment encodes these proteins:
- a CDS encoding prolyl-tRNA synthetase associated domain-containing protein has translation MNTQEILQLLDDHDISYQVFSHPAVYTSEEADKYLKDKDFAKCKNLFIKSRNGKNYYLLMLPENKKVDWKKAQSELLSPSLTFASEDELEEKLKVKSGTVSPFNLLNDSSNTIPLIVDQAAMEENNYVGVHPNDNTKTISLTWTDLARILSSYGHLFEERSL, from the coding sequence ATGAACACTCAAGAAATACTACAACTTTTAGACGACCATGATATTAGCTATCAAGTCTTTTCTCACCCAGCAGTTTATACAAGTGAGGAAGCAGATAAATACCTAAAAGACAAAGATTTTGCTAAATGCAAGAATCTTTTTATTAAATCGCGTAACGGAAAAAATTATTATTTACTCATGTTGCCTGAGAATAAAAAAGTTGACTGGAAAAAAGCACAAAGTGAATTACTTTCTCCTAGTCTAACTTTTGCTTCAGAAGATGAACTTGAGGAAAAACTCAAGGTTAAATCTGGTACGGTTTCACCCTTTAACTTACTCAATGATTCTAGCAACACTATTCCCTTGATTGTGGACCAAGCGGCCATGGAGGAAAATAATTATGTTGGCGTCCATCCCAATGATAATACCAAAACTATCAGTCTTACTTGGACGGATTTAGCTAGAATTTTAAGTTCCTATGGTCATTTGTTTGAAGAAAGATCTCTATAG